The following are encoded together in the Pseudomonadota bacterium genome:
- the ribA gene encoding GTP cyclohydrolase II has product MLQRCYRCDTRRFVTGARAGQKEEWRAARDNVQKSHEGASHAHLNPPSEPFTNRAQFVAQARMPTEHGDFRLCIYQTGDDKEHLAVVCGDVAEGEGVLTRLHSECFTGDVLGSLRCDCGPQLQRALRMIAQAGRGVVVYLRQEGRGIGLVNKLRAYCLQDEGYDTVDANLHLGFAADSREYHTAALILRDLKVRSVDLITNNPRKIDGLADGDVVVRRRVALEVAPNAENLRYLGTKAARLDHLLTLGTPLD; this is encoded by the coding sequence ATGCTACAGCGATGTTACCGTTGCGACACCCGACGCTTCGTGACGGGCGCTCGCGCAGGTCAGAAAGAGGAATGGCGCGCGGCTCGGGATAACGTTCAGAAAAGCCATGAGGGGGCGTCGCACGCTCATTTGAACCCACCATCCGAGCCTTTCACGAACCGCGCGCAGTTCGTGGCGCAGGCGCGCATGCCCACTGAGCACGGTGACTTTCGTCTCTGCATCTACCAGACCGGAGACGACAAAGAGCACCTGGCAGTCGTCTGTGGAGACGTGGCCGAGGGCGAGGGCGTTCTGACGCGGCTTCACTCCGAGTGCTTCACCGGCGACGTGCTCGGGTCGCTGCGCTGCGATTGCGGCCCACAGCTGCAGCGCGCCCTTCGCATGATCGCCCAGGCGGGCCGCGGGGTCGTCGTCTATCTGCGCCAAGAAGGGCGGGGCATCGGGCTGGTCAACAAGCTGCGCGCGTACTGCCTGCAAGATGAGGGATACGACACGGTCGACGCCAACCTTCACCTGGGCTTTGCGGCCGACTCTCGAGAGTATCACACCGCCGCGCTCATCCTTCGTGATCTGAAGGTGCGATCGGTTGACCTCATCACCAACAACCCCCGTAAGATCGATGGCCTGGCTGACGGCGACGTCGTCGTGCGCAGGCGCGTGGCGCTCGAGGTTGCGCCCAATGCCGAGAACCTGCGGTATCTCGGAACCAAGGCAGCCCGTCTCGACCACCTGCTGACCCTCGGCACCCCCCTCGACTAG